From Arachis hypogaea cultivar Tifrunner chromosome 3, arahy.Tifrunner.gnm2.J5K5, whole genome shotgun sequence:
TGGAGTATACAAGAATCTCTTACAGGAGATCGCGCAAAGGGTAGGTGCTCCATTGCCACAGTACACAACATACAGGTCGGGACTCGGACATCTACCTGTTTTCACCGGGACAGTTGAGTTGGCTGATATCACATTTACCGGCGAACCTGCCAAGAACAAGAAGCAAGCGGAGAAGAATGCAGCAATGGCAGCCTGGTCGTCTCTAAAACAATGTAAGTGCCTCACAGGCTTTCGTCTCAGTTATCCTTTCGACAAATCCGAATTGACAGGCATTTTGAAACAGAGGGTGTATTGTGTACTTCCTTAGTTATTTGTTGTATGTATAGGTCGATTTCGTCTTGGTGTATGAATATTGTTAtcaatctttatttattttgatcCTAACTTCCCTAGTGACTTAAGTTTAATAGAGATTATTACATGCTAGGTGGTTTTCTTTTGATTCTCTAAACAACTTGAAAACTTGTTTCATTTCCAATTTGAATGACTATTACAAGAATGTTGCTTCTCAACAGTGGCAAAAGAAACTGCAAGCTCTTCAACCGAACCGGAGAATAACGACGAGCTAGAACAGATCACGATTGCTCGGGCCTTATTAAACTATCGTCAAAAAGAGAAGATGGCTATGTCACACCCAGATGCTTCAATTCCATTTCCAAAGAAGTTTCAAATTCAAAGTCCCAGGCCAACTAGTCCTCAATCACGACCTGCCGCGGCATCTAAGATACTTCCCTTGATTTTCCCGAGGACATCCTCTCGAAGCAGGCCTTCCTTTGCAACACCGAACGAAAGCTCTCGAAGCAGGCCTGCAGTAGTGACAACAGCTTCCGGTGAGAGTTCCATGATCTCACCACCATCTTCTATGTTAGAAAGCCGAGTGAACCGCCGACCAAGGTTCCCTGCAGCTGGAGCAGCACCTTATGTTCCCATTGGACAGATGAGATTACCTTGCCGAGGCGTTGCCCCTCCGGTGACCATAAGGACCGCAGTACCTGTATTCTCTGCACCACCCCTTCCACCACCCGGTGCACTCTCTCATCAACCAATGCGGGCTCCTCCTTTGCGAGCCGCCCCTCCAGTCACTATTCAGCAAGCTGTTCCTGTATTTTCTGCTAAAGACAAACCTGTTACTGATCCACCAGTTCAAAAAGATGAACCACTCATTGCTCTGCCAGTCCAAAAAGACGAACCGATCATTGCTCGGAAAGACGATTCGCCGAACATCACAACCACAAGCATTACTCCAGTTAGCCAAGAAACCAAACAAGAGGCGAAAGCCGAGGAGACAGATGCTGCCGTTCCACCGGAATCCGAGACAGTGCCGAGCTTGGAGCAGCTGAAGATTTGAAGCTAATTGGAAAAAGGTCTTAAAGAGAGTCAATGGGAGATTTGATCTGGTTCTCATATGGCAATGCAATGAGTAGTGTAATATCATCATCATGATTCATGATCCCCTTCCTTTTGACCTTTGTTGACCCCATTTTGTTCTGTTAAAATTTGAGAAATTGGTGCATGTTAGTAGCCAGCATCAGCAGTCAAATATCTGTGAAATTTAAGCGCAGGTTAGCATATAATTTgctccctttttatttttactttttagaaaTATTCTTATGTCGAAATAGTATCGTTATGCCTTAAAATAGTGTCAGTTAGCTTCATTTTTTGCTCTTTTCTTAGCTctggaatttttatttgttatttttttcttctttacaaTGAATTGGAGCtcttagattaaaataaaaagatgatTCTAAGCCTCGGTTGAAAATTGTTTTTTAATGAAAAGCAAACATTGTCTTTTTaacaatagaagaaaaaaaaattcatcatGCTCGTAATtggcattttcttaaaaaaattaactaaaattttcATTTCTTATGTCGACTAATTTGTTGCGGATCTGAACTTTATTTTAAGGGTCTGCCCCTAgtcaataagttttttttttttttggtttcccacggtatctcCCAACCCGGCAGGCCAAGAACTAATCCGCCGCGGtattgagctccatttaagggtttgccactggccaatgggttgctgcatgcacaaggcgggattcgaacccccgatacttgcttaagcggactagtgagctaaccactagaccaacccaacttggttccCCTGGTCAATAAGTTGTTGCATGTACAAAGCGTTATTCGAACTATCCGCATTTGTTTAACCGGACGAGGGAATTGACTACTCGTACTCGACCAATCCAAATTGatttgttggattaaaatttttattgggtCGTTAGAAGCCTTGCTCCATGTGTTTAGGGCTTTAG
This genomic window contains:
- the LOC112786205 gene encoding double-stranded RNA-binding protein 2; this encodes MYKNQLQELAQRSCFNLPSYTCIREGPDHAPRFKATVNFNGEVFESPHYCSTLRQAEHSAAEVALNSLSHRGPSHSLAARILDETGVYKNLLQEIAQRVGAPLPQYTTYRSGLGHLPVFTGTVELADITFTGEPAKNKKQAEKNAAMAAWSSLKQLAKETASSSTEPENNDELEQITIARALLNYRQKEKMAMSHPDASIPFPKKFQIQSPRPTSPQSRPAAASKILPLIFPRTSSRSRPSFATPNESSRSRPAVVTTASGESSMISPPSSMLESRVNRRPRFPAAGAAPYVPIGQMRLPCRGVAPPVTIRTAVPVFSAPPLPPPGALSHQPMRAPPLRAAPPVTIQQAVPVFSAKDKPVTDPPVQKDEPLIALPVQKDEPIIARKDDSPNITTTSITPVSQETKQEAKAEETDAAVPPESETVPSLEQLKI